The DNA segment AACAACTCGCAACCGGAATATATCGATATATCATCGATTTTATTCCAATGAGTTTAGCGATAGGAAAATTTGATCCTGGTATTGAATTTTTAACCGATTGGACGTATTATTATTGGGCATTTTGGTTGGCGTGGGCACCTTTTACTGGAATGTTCATCGCGCGCATTTCAAAAGGAAGAACGATACGGGAAACTATTATTGCAGTTTTGCTTATTCCTTCTTTAGGATCCTTTTTCTGGTTTACCACCTTTGGGCAATCTGCTTTTGATATGATTTCGGAATGGGGAAGCTATTCCGGAGAATTTGACAATGTATTTACCTCTATTTTTGTCTTTTTTGAAGCGTATCCGCTCACATCCATTATAAATTCCATAGTTATTTTATTATTGGTTAGTTTCTTAGTGACGTCCGTTGATTCAGCAATATATGTTTTAAGCATGTTTACCGATAAAGGCAGCCAAAACCCCAATAAAAAACAACGGTTGCTTTGGGGAATAATCTTGATCATTTTTTCCGTAGGAATAGTGCTTTTAGGTCACGCCAAAGAAGATAGCAATGTATTAATCGCTATGCAAAAATTGTTGATTATCACTTCCCTACCATTAAGTTTACTTATGGTTCTAATGATTGGTTTGTGGCTTCGAGATTTAGTAAATCACAAAAAAGAATAGTTTTTTTTATTCCTTCGGAAGAAAAATTTCGGCCATCATACAACGAGCACTTCCGCCACCGCATGTTTCAATTGTAGTTAAATCTGTACTTAAAATTTCGCAATGCTTTTCAATTGCTGAAACTTGTTCTTCCGTAAGACTTTTGTGTGCCGCAGCACTCATTACTAAATACTTTTTATCGTTCACCCCGCGTACCTGAAGCATATTTCCAGCAAAGTTATGCATCTGTGCTTCGGTAATGGTAATGATTTCTTTTCCATCATCTTTTAAATGCTGAACTACATTCTTCTTTTCTTTGGCATCGTCAATCGTGTCTAAACAAATAACACTGAAATTTTCAGCTAAACACATCATTACATTGGTATGGTAAATCGCAGCACGCTTTCCATCAACTGTTTGATTGGCTGTGAAAATTACTGGTGTGAATTCAAAATCCTCACAAAACTCGATTAATAATTGCTCATCGGCTCTTGGAGACAAAGCACAATACGCTTTTTGATTTACACGATCTAAAATTAAACTTCCGGTAGATTCTAAAAATATACCTTCGTTTTCTGCATCGGTATAATCAAATACATTTTTAATTACGAATCCTTCTTTCTCTATACGTTCGATAACATCCTCACGACGTTCTTTGCGTCTATTTTTTGCAAATAAAGGATACAAAGCGATATCACCATTTTCGTGAAAAGTAACCCAGTTATTTGGAAAGATAGAATCTGGAGTATCCAATTCTAACTTATCGTCTTCAACAATCACGTTTACACCAACATTACGTAGTTTTTCAACAAAAGCATCAAATTCTTGTTGTGCTTTTTCATTCACTTTAGCATTCTCAAGTTTAATGTCTTCTTGAAAGTAATTGTTTACCGCCGTTTGCTCATTCATTCGAAAAGCAACTGGACGAATCATCAATATCGTATCGGTTATTTGCTGCATAACGTATCGTTTTAGGCCCTACCTAAATCGGTAGGCAGGTGCAAAATTAAGGTTTTTTAGACGGAATTTTTTACTTGATTGAAGTATTTTTATAGAAAAGAAGTTGTCTTAAAAATTTGCTGTAAGACCAATTCCGTAACCAGGACCTTGGAATATATTTCTACCACCCAGCACATAAGAAACACTAACATACGCCCCAAAATTATTGGTAAATGAACGATACCCCGTCCCGCCAATTTTGTGATAATCTACCCCAAAACGCTTAAAATTTTGTGGTGGTGGGGTTTCTAAATAATCAATTCCGCCAAAAGAATGCTGGTAATCATAATACACATCGTAGTACCATTTATTTAATGCTTGCCCAGCTTTAAATGTAATAGGTAGACTGTTGGGCACTCCTTCTAACTTAAGTGAGAAACCACTTTGCAAGGTAGTAAACCACCCAGTATTAGTTTGATAATGCGCCATAGCCCTTGTTTCAATTATAGTGGCTTGCTGACCAATGTCTTTTAAGCCCCCAATATTGTAATCTGAAACAGGCGTTGAAAAACCTCCGGCAACACTAAATTCTAACTTGCTATTAGTAAATTCTTTTTTAAAAGTACGGTATTTCAGAAATACTGAAACATCCTGTACGTCTTTAATATCGTCAACCTCTATATAGGGTAGGGAGGCATTTACATCCAAGTTCTCAGTAATTCCGTAGGCTGTAAAAAGATTTACATAGTAAAGTTTTCGAGCAATGTCGGTTTCATCCGTGCCAGCCAGATAGTCGTTGTTATCTTCAAATCCGGCTCCTAAAGTAATTGTTGTATTACTATTTCCGCGGTAAAATCCATCGATCTTACCTTGTGAAAAGACTTTTGTACCAATGATTGCCGGAATGCAGATCAAAAAAATTATAACTAAAGGTGTTTTCATATATAAAAACATACGCAATAAAAAATGGTACGGTTTAATTAAAAATAGGGTTTTCGATAGGAATTTCTTTTAAAACTTAAGATTAAATTTGTTTTAGTTAGGATTCCTTACTATATTTGACATGCAATAATGCATTCATATAAAATTTACTATTATGAAAAAATTCATTTTTTATCACGCCGGATGTCCTGTTTGTGTAAGTGCTGAGCATGACATTCTTGAAATTACCGATCCGAACCAAGTAGAAGTTGTTCATCTTGGTGAAAACAGAAATCGCATTGATGAGGCCGAAAAAACAGGAGTGCAATCTGTTCCTGCCCTGCTCACTCCAAACGGAAATGTACTACACATAAACTTTGGGGCCAGTATAGCAGATGTTAAAAATTAATTGAAACCTAAAAAGTTAGGATTCCTAATCACTAAAAGAATATGAAAACAAACACGTTTTTATTAACCATAGGGATCGTAGTGGCAATTATTTGCACTACGGTTGCCCAAACCGACCCCTACAATACCGATAATTTCGCTATTGAAAACGTAACCGTAACCCATAACACCGATTTAAACCTGACTGTCTGGAACATTACAGTAAAAGGACAAGCGGGCAGCCAAACCCCTACTCTAAATGGACAACTGGACGGGGCGCCTGTTTTGGGGTACGTATTTCCAACATCGCTGTCTCCTACTGTTGTAGGGTTTAATAAAACGGATGGTATTCTCGCTTTGGCATTGACATCCCATCCTGATTTTGATGACACCCCGCTTTGGGATGAAAACAAAGACAATAAATACGACAACGATGGAGTAATTTGGCACCCGCATTGGGTAGTATTAGTGAAAGACGAAAGAGTTACCGGAGGATTTTCGGTAAAACAGTTTAAAAAAGCCGATACCACAGTAAAACTCCCACCTACAAATCCAGGAATGCCCATGTATATGGACTCACCAGGATTTTCTGTAATCACAAAGAACAACACCATTCAAGTTATAATTCCAGATTACAGGATACAAAATACAACCGATTTTAGTTTTGATGCAGTCACAGCTTTCATGAAAGTAAATACGAGCAACGAAAATCTCCCTATGTTGGGTGTATATAATGTATACAGCATTGCCAGCGGTGATTTAAGCCTGCCGTATAAAGTTGAAAAAAGTACTCAAAAAATTGATTAGGAATACTAACTTTGCTATGTTAGTAAAAGTATTAGTTCTCAAGATATGCTCTAAACGTTTAACAAAGCGCATATCTTGAGCGACTATATTAAGCCTTTAACCTCTTAGCCACCATAGTAATAAGATAGCATTATTTTTTATGAGTGATAGTATTTTTAATCCAGAAGATCAATTGGGAGCTGTTTCCAATAAAATTGTTGCAGGTCTGGAGCGAATTTCAGAAGTGTTCAAAGTATTGTTATGGGAAAAAGCAAAAGCGAATGGCCTAAGCCCATTGCAGATTCAATTGCTTATTTTTGTTGCCTACCATAAAATAGAGCTTTGCAATGTAAGCCATTTTGCCAAAGAATTCAATGTAACTAAACCTACCGTAAGCGATGCCATTAGAGCATTACTTAAAAAAGAACTGATAGAAAAAGACTTTTCGTCGGCCGACAGTCGGAGCTATTTGGTTTTATTAACGATCAAAGGCAAAGAAATGGTCAGCGCCACAGAAAATTTTGCCGATCCTATAAAAAATCAATTATTAAAAATCCCTTCGGAAGAACGAGAGGCGCTTTTCAACAGTATTAGCAACCTCATTTATAAATTAAACCGAACCGGCATTTTAACGGTACAAAGAACCTGTTACGGATGTAAGTTTTACGAACCAAAAGAGACGACCGATTATTGCCAGCTTTTGGAAAAAGATTTATACACAACAGATATCCGTTTGGATTGCCCTGAATTTGAAGAAAAAGCGAGATAATCCGTACTTATCCCCGTATTAAAGGCATGGTGCTACAACGCAACAAACCTTCTTGTTTGGCGATTTCGGCATACGGAACTTCTTCTACTGTAAAACCTTGATCGCGTAACCATGTATTTAGCCGTGTAAAATTCTTTTCTGAAATGACTACTTCAGGTGAAATGGAAAACACATTGCTATTCATATTGTACATTTCATCTTTGGTAATATGAAAGCAATTCTCCTTTCCGAAGAAATCTACTAACCACTCATATTCTTCTTGTTCTAAAAAGCCTTCTTTATGAATTATCGTTTTTCCTTTTCCTAAGGGTTGAAAACAGCAATCTAAATGAAGCGCATTATCTTTGGCTTCTGTGTTTGATTTGCGAAGATTGAATGACTTTACTTTTTTATTTGGAAACAATTCTTCTAGCTTTTTTACAGCTTTCATATTGGTCCGGGCCGTGATATATTTTGAATAATCTTCTCCACGGTACGTACCAACAAATATATAATCATTCCAAGGCATAACATCGCCGCCTTCAACGTGCGCATCTTCTGGAAACCTGATGATATTTTCTGAAGGGATTTGATCAATAACATGTTTTATGGCATCAATCTCTTGGTCACGATCGGGTAAGATATTTGCTTTTATAAATTTGTCTTCTATAACGAAGGCAATATCCCGAGCAAAAATCTGGTTGTAGTCTTCAATTTCTTTGGGACGATAGACTTTTACATCATATTTTTCAAATATTTTGGCAACAGCTTCCATCTCATGTATCATATCCACTTCTTTAGGATATGTGCCTGCTTGAATGTGTTCTTTTGATTTTGGGTCATACGCCTCGTCTAAGGTAGGGGCTGGACCATTACTATTTGCCGAACCTAATACAACTGCCCGAAGGCGAGAAACTTCATCTTTAACGTTTAATTTGATCATATTACAAATATAAAAAAGCATCCCCAATTTATGAGGATGCTTCGTTTATTTTAAAAGGTGATTTTACCTATCTTCTACTGGTTTAAAATCCCGATGTGTTTCACCAACGTATACTTGTCTTGGACGCCCTATTGGTTCTTTACGTAAACGCATTTCTCTCCATTGCGCTATCCAACCTGGTAAACGACCTAATGCAAACATTGCGGTAAACATTTCAACAGGAATTCCCATAGCACGATAGATAATACCAGAATAGAAATCCACGTTCGGGTATAATTTTCTATCAACAAAATAAGAATCTTCTAAGGCTTCTTTTTCCAATCCTTTAGCAATATCCAACACAGGGTCTTCAACTCCTAAGTTAGCCAATACCTCATCAGCAGATTTTTTAATTATTTTTGCCCGTGGGTCAAAGTTTTTATAAACTCGGTGACCAAAGCCCATTAAGCGGAATGGATCCTCTTTATCCTTAGCTTTTTGCATAAACTTGTGTGTATCGCCACCATCTTCTTTAATAGCCTCCAGCATTTCAATAACCGCTTGGTTGGCTCCACCGTGAAGTGGTCCCCAAAGTGCATTGATACCTGCTGATAATGAAGCAAACAATCCAGTGTGTGCTGAACCTACCATCCGTACAGTAGAAGTAGAACAGTTTTGTTCGTGATCTGCGTGCAAAATCAATAATTTATCAAGTGCATCTACTACTGTTTTATTGGAATTATAGTCCCCATTAGGCTTTTTAAACATCATTTTAAGGAAGTTGTCTACATAACCTAATGAATCATCTCCATAATCTAATGGTCTTCCTACACGTTTCCTGTAAGCCCAAGCAGTCAATACTGGGAATTTTGCCAAAATACGAACAATTGCATTATACATGTCTTCTTCACTTTCTACATTTACCGAAGAAGGATTAAACGCTACTAAAGCTGAAGTTAATGACGAAAGTACGCCCATTGGGTGAGCAGATTTTGGAAATCCATCCAATATTTTCTTTAAATCTTCATCTACATGAGAATGTTCTTTAATATCACTGTGAAACTTCTCTAGTTCAGATTTAGAAGGCAATTCACCAAAAATCAATAAATAGGCTACTTCCAGAAATTCTGCTTTCTCAGCTAAATCTTCGATAGCATATCCTCGGTACCTAAGCACACCCTCTTCCCCATTTAAAAATGTAATGGCACTTTCACAAGAACCAGTGTTTTTATATCCAGGGTCAATGGTAGTAACGCCATTTGTTACGCCTCTAAGCGTTTTTATATCAATGGCTTGCTCGTTCTCGCTTCCTATAACAATAGGAAATTCATATTTTTTACCATCGATTTCGAGAATTGCTTTCTTTGACATATATTTATAAGGTTTTTTTTGATTATTTCGAAATGTAAAGATACAAAATATTGACCGTTTTTTTAACATATACGAACGCT comes from the Marixanthomonas ophiurae genome and includes:
- a CDS encoding MarR family winged helix-turn-helix transcriptional regulator; amino-acid sequence: MSDSIFNPEDQLGAVSNKIVAGLERISEVFKVLLWEKAKANGLSPLQIQLLIFVAYHKIELCNVSHFAKEFNVTKPTVSDAIRALLKKELIEKDFSSADSRSYLVLLTIKGKEMVSATENFADPIKNQLLKIPSEEREALFNSISNLIYKLNRTGILTVQRTCYGCKFYEPKETTDYCQLLEKDLYTTDIRLDCPEFEEKAR
- the ctlX gene encoding citrulline utilization hydrolase CtlX, whose translation is MQQITDTILMIRPVAFRMNEQTAVNNYFQEDIKLENAKVNEKAQQEFDAFVEKLRNVGVNVIVEDDKLELDTPDSIFPNNWVTFHENGDIALYPLFAKNRRKERREDVIERIEKEGFVIKNVFDYTDAENEGIFLESTGSLILDRVNQKAYCALSPRADEQLLIEFCEDFEFTPVIFTANQTVDGKRAAIYHTNVMMCLAENFSVICLDTIDDAKEKKNVVQHLKDDGKEIITITEAQMHNFAGNMLQVRGVNDKKYLVMSAAAHKSLTEEQVSAIEKHCEILSTDLTTIETCGGGSARCMMAEIFLPKE
- a CDS encoding thioredoxin family protein; this encodes MKKFIFYHAGCPVCVSAEHDILEITDPNQVEVVHLGENRNRIDEAEKTGVQSVPALLTPNGNVLHINFGASIADVKN
- a CDS encoding dimethylarginine dimethylaminohydrolase family protein, which encodes MIKLNVKDEVSRLRAVVLGSANSNGPAPTLDEAYDPKSKEHIQAGTYPKEVDMIHEMEAVAKIFEKYDVKVYRPKEIEDYNQIFARDIAFVIEDKFIKANILPDRDQEIDAIKHVIDQIPSENIIRFPEDAHVEGGDVMPWNDYIFVGTYRGEDYSKYITARTNMKAVKKLEELFPNKKVKSFNLRKSNTEAKDNALHLDCCFQPLGKGKTIIHKEGFLEQEEYEWLVDFFGKENCFHITKDEMYNMNSNVFSISPEVVISEKNFTRLNTWLRDQGFTVEEVPYAEIAKQEGLLRCSTMPLIRG
- a CDS encoding citrate synthase codes for the protein MSKKAILEIDGKKYEFPIVIGSENEQAIDIKTLRGVTNGVTTIDPGYKNTGSCESAITFLNGEEGVLRYRGYAIEDLAEKAEFLEVAYLLIFGELPSKSELEKFHSDIKEHSHVDEDLKKILDGFPKSAHPMGVLSSLTSALVAFNPSSVNVESEEDMYNAIVRILAKFPVLTAWAYRKRVGRPLDYGDDSLGYVDNFLKMMFKKPNGDYNSNKTVVDALDKLLILHADHEQNCSTSTVRMVGSAHTGLFASLSAGINALWGPLHGGANQAVIEMLEAIKEDGGDTHKFMQKAKDKEDPFRLMGFGHRVYKNFDPRAKIIKKSADEVLANLGVEDPVLDIAKGLEKEALEDSYFVDRKLYPNVDFYSGIIYRAMGIPVEMFTAMFALGRLPGWIAQWREMRLRKEPIGRPRQVYVGETHRDFKPVEDR